A window of Oscillospiraceae bacterium contains these coding sequences:
- a CDS encoding rubrerythrin family protein yields the protein MPKKDRQNYFRIFLIAAALAVCGLIVWAIIAADKPPKLSKVPKTYDNLVTALVGENTANKKYLLYAGKADSEGNTGAAVLFRAIAAGERVHIGREYALANDVSPLMMPPAGSVTVGDTEENLEACIKGENYETTLMYPKFAQTAEDEKYTAATDAFDEIGKAEAVHEQLYKEMLTNLEKTGGVKEAATYYVCPVCGNVTEGEAPDRCPICDTPGSKWAEYR from the coding sequence ATGCCGAAAAAAGATCGACAGAACTATTTCAGGATTTTTCTCATTGCGGCTGCACTGGCGGTCTGCGGACTGATCGTCTGGGCGATCATCGCCGCCGATAAGCCGCCGAAACTTTCAAAAGTGCCCAAGACCTATGACAACCTGGTCACGGCGCTCGTCGGGGAAAACACGGCAAACAAAAAATATTTGCTGTATGCCGGGAAAGCCGACAGCGAGGGCAACACCGGAGCCGCGGTGCTGTTTCGGGCGATCGCGGCGGGAGAGCGGGTCCACATCGGCCGGGAATACGCGCTGGCCAACGACGTCTCGCCGCTGATGATGCCGCCCGCGGGCAGCGTGACCGTCGGGGATACCGAAGAAAATCTGGAAGCCTGCATCAAAGGCGAAAATTACGAGACCACGCTGATGTATCCCAAATTCGCGCAAACGGCGGAAGATGAAAAATATACGGCGGCAACGGACGCATTCGATGAGATCGGAAAAGCCGAAGCCGTCCATGAGCAGCTGTACAAAGAGATGCTGACGAATTTGGAAAAGACGGGCGGCGTAAAGGAAGCCGCGACTTATTATGTCTGTCCTGTCTGCGGGAACGTCACCGAGGGCGAAGCGCCCGACCGGTGCCCCATCTGCGACACACCGGGCTCGAAATGGGCGGAATACAGATAA